The following nucleotide sequence is from Callithrix jacchus isolate 240 chromosome 12, calJac240_pri, whole genome shotgun sequence.
ttaagctcccaACCCcgggtgatccaccagccttggcctccaaaaatgttgggattacaggcatgagccaccatgctcggcccctGTCTCTATGTTTAATTCCAGGACTGGAATTGCCAGAGAATACGGTAATtctttatttagcttttttaGGATCTGCCAGACGGTGCTTCACAGCAGCTGCATCATTTTTCAGTCCCACCCGTGGTGTACAAGGGTTCcgatttctctacatccttaccCAGACttgtcctttttcatttttcaaattaaagcCATTCTACTGGGTATACACAGGTTTTTTAATGAATTGTTTTTATTAGACAAATAGGGAAAGACAGAGTCGGGAGTAAAAAGTTTAAACAGAAGCCAGCAGTCCCTTATCTCTCTGCCTTCCTGACAAGTTTAAACATAAGCCAGCAGTCCCTTATCTCTCTGCCTTCCTGACCCTTCCCCAGAGGGCGCGGCTTCTCAGCACTCCCTCACTGACCTCTGTACCCCCTCTTTCACCCCTCCCTTTGTCATGAACTGTTGACTTCCTTTTTGGGTAGATGAAGATTATACCTCAAATCTGTTTGATCATGTCCAGTTTCTCAGTATGTTGTGTTAGGGCGTCAGTTTGGCTGTTTAAAAGGAGccaaaataacaaaaagctttcctaagagaaaatggaagtttgtttttttctcatttaatacagTGCAAGCAGCTTAGGCTGGGTGGTGGTGCTTAGCAGATATCAGGGCCTTGTGCCTTTCCCATCTTCAAAAGTATTTTCCATTTTGTCTCTAAGACGGTGACTGCCAGTTTCACCACCACGACCCCCAATCCAGCCAGCAGGAGGGGACCAGGGCAAGGAGAGGGCATGTTTTTCCCCTTCAGAGTCGGGGTTCAGAAGTCAGCCCAGCCCTGAGCTCACTCCACACAGCTGTCCTCTGTTCTCCCCATGGACTTCCCTTCAaacagactttattttatttttttctaattagtcTGTTTATcatgaacatattttattaataataattagctaGGGTTTGAATGTTACTCTGTATCAAATGATCTTATAAATGCTTCATATGCATTTACTTAATCCTTAATACAGGCTTCTAAGGTAGATATTATttcttttacagataaggaaactgaggcacggttCAGTCAAAGCGCATGTCCGGGTCACACAGGTAGAGAGGTGCAAGGCTGCCTGCCCAGAGCCCGTCTTGACTCAGGGTGCTCTGAATTCTGGGTCTGTGGCCCTTCAGGGAGCCCATGTGTGTACACCTGGGCCACCTTTTCCGTCTGTGCAGTGCTTGAGGCTGGTGGAAGGTCCGTCAGACCACTCACATGCTGAGTAGGCGGGGTTAGTTTAATGTGCAGGGTGTGGGTTTCCTCATCCCAGCTCAGGCCCAGCTCTGCCCTGGAGCTCATTCAGCAGTAGGCAGGAAGCACCCGCGTGTTCAGGGTGGAAATagtttcctgcctgctggctctacACAGCTAATTCGCCTTCCCACATTCATTAGAGACCTTCTTAAGTACAGTCTGTTAAGACTGACACCCTAAACatttatttagcttttatttCCTGGGCTGATGGCCCATAGCTACAGCTCAGCCAGCTCCCCAGGAAGCTGACACCAGCAGACCCCTCTGCGCCGCAGCTCTGTGCTGTGGGACTGCTGACCTCGCTGACCTCTTGTTTTGTTGACTCAGTGACCAGGAGGTAAACTTTGGGATGTGCACGTGATGTTGGACAACAAGGACTTAGAAGCCGAAATCTACCccttgaaaaatgaagaaagaaaatcgcAGGAAAATCTGGGAAACCCATCGAAAAATGAAGATAACTTGAAAAGCACGCCTCCACAAGCCCAGCTCTCCCGATGCCGTTCCGTGGCGTTTTTTATTTCGttgtttctctgcctttttgtgGTGTTTGTCGTCTCATTCGTCATCCCGTGTCCAGACCGGCCAGCGTCACAGCGAATGTGGAGGATGGACTACAATGCCGCTGGTGAGCCTAGGTTTCCCCTCCCAGTGGCGTCCAAAGCGGCTCTTcccagggggtgggggcagaatTTTGTGTCCGTGAGTCTAGAAGTGGCCTCTAACGGTGAATCATGTCCGAGGGGTTGCCACTTCTGTGTCCAAGGTTTTCCTGGAGTTTCAGGGAGTGATAGAGCAtcgttttttgttggttttttttttttttttcttgagacagaatttcactcttgttgcccaggctggagagcagtggtgcgatctcagctcaccacagcctccacctgcctcagccttccgagtagctgggattacaggcatgcaccaccacgcccagctaattttgtgttttagtagagacagggttttcctgttggtccggctggtcgtgacctcctgacctcaggtgatccgccttcctcagcctcccagagtgctgggattacaggcgtgagccactgcagcaccCGGCCGAGCAGCCCTTGAATGAACATGGAAGCACTCCCAGGGAGGCACTGTGGCTGCCTTCTGGTTCTCCCCTGTTTAGCAAGGATGAGGTGGGTAAATAAACAAAAGTAGCCCATTtggctccttttcttttctttttttttttttggccagagttttgctcttgttacccaggctggagcaaaatggcacgatctcagctcactgcatcctccacctcccaggttcaggtgattctcctgcctcatcctcctgaatagctgggattgcaggtgcaccccaccacgcctggttacttttttgtatttttctttattttttgagacaggagtctcattctgtggcccaggctggagtgcagtggcatgatcttggctcactgcaacctctatgtCCCAGGTccaagtgcctcagcctccctagtagctgggattacaggtgcgtgccaccatgcctggctaattttttgtattttttttgtagagacgtggtttcaccatgttagccaggatggtctccatctcttgaccttgtgatctacctgcctcggcctcccaaagtgctgggattacaggcttgagccaccctaCCTAGCTATTTCTAGTTAAAGAATTTAATGAAACAGAGCTGCCGACTGAAAGATACAGAGAAGCCTGTCATgaaatgtgaagaacatgcaccAGCTCGTGCGGTCCAGTCTTGCTAGGGTGCCCCAGCTCACGTTCTGGTTAGCGAAAGGAGAGCACACTTTGACTGCTGTCTCATGAATGTGGCCGCCTGGAGTCTTGGCCTTAATGAAGAGCAGTGGAGTCAGCCTTAGTCAGGACACTGTGCGCCTGGGAGAACAGCAGCTGCAGTCAGCATGTCAGTGGGCGTGAGCACTGAGAGCCTCAGAGTGTTTCCTGGCAAAGACTTGGGGGCTTCTCCGGCAACGTCAGTGGCATTTCTGGTTGGAACCTCACTTAGGTGCAGTTTGTGTTCAAGATTTCGTGCTTAATTTGGGAAGACGATACGTTTCTCTGTTTGCTTGggttattttgagacaagagtctcgctctgttgcctggactggagtgcagtgccatgatcttggctcagtgaaacctctgcctcctgggttcaagggattctcttgcctcagccacctgagtacctgggattacaggtacctgcccaCTATGCCccgccaatttttttgtatttttagtagagacgaggtttcaccatcttggttaggctggtctcaagctcctgaccttttgatctgcctcccttggcctcccaaaatgctgggattataggcgtgagccactgcacccaaccttttttttttttttaactaaccctccctagtagctgattAGCTAatttttcgcatttttagtagagacgggtttcactatgctggtaAGACTGGTCTtgctggtcaaactcctgacctcaggcgggtctacccacctcagcctcccaaagtgctgggattacaggcatgagccaccgagcctagctgtttttttttttttgagacgaagttttgcccttgtccctcaggctggagtgcaatggttccatcttgtctcactgtaccctccgcctctcgggttcaagcaattctcctatctcagcctcccaagtagctagggttacaggcacgtgccaccatgcctggctaatttttgtagttttggtagaggaggtagtttcaccatgttggccaggctggtctcaaactcatgacctcaagtgatccacctacctcggcctcctaaagtgctaggactgcaggtgtgagccaccgcacccagccttttcaCTCTTGTTAGTATTCTTTTATGCACAAAAGTGTTCTGcgtctttttttggttttgttttttgttttttgagatggagtcttgctctgtcacccaggctggagtgcagtggcgtgatctcagctcactacaacttctgcctcccgggttcaagcgattctcctgcctcagcctcctgagtagctgggactataggtgcccaccaccatgcccagctaatttttttgtagatttttggtagaaatgaggttccaccatgttaCTCAGGATGGTCACagtctcctgaccctgtgatttacccaccttggcttcccaaagtgctgggattacaggcatgaggcactgtggccaaagtttttaattttcatgaagtctactttattttttctttcatttcctgtgcttttttttcctttaagacagtgtctcactctgtcattcaggtgggagagtacagtggcatgatcctgattcactgcaacctccccctcctaggttcaagtaattctcctgtctcagcctcctgaatagctgggattataggcctgtgccaccacgcctggttaatttttgtatttttagtagagacagggttttaccatgttagccaggcaggtctcaaactcctgacctcaggtgatctgcccccctcccctggcttcccaaagtgctgggattattaggcGTGAATCATTGTGTCTGGCCTCCTGCGCTTTTGTATCAAAGAAATCCTTACCAATTCCAGTATCatgaaaatttttccttttttttttttttctaagagttatATAGTTTTACCTCTTAcgtttaggtctttaattcattttgagtttttttgagacagagttttgctcttgttacccaggctggagtgcaatggcgcgatctcggctcactgcaacctccgcctcctgggttcaggcaattctcctgcctcagcctcctgagtagctgggattacaggcacgcgccaccatgcccagctaattttttgtatttttagtagagacggggtttcgctatgttgaccaggatggtctcgatctcttgacctcgtgatccacccgccttggcctcccaaagtgctgggattacaggcttgagcccctgcacccggccctttttttttttccccaagatagGGTTTCGCcgtatttgtcaggctggtcatgaactcctgacctctggtgatccgcccacctcagtctcccgaagtgctgggatgacaggcgtgagccaccgcgcccagctttgagttcatttttgtgccTGATGTAAAAGTAAACATCAGACTTCatgctgggcccggtggctcatgcctgtcatcccagcacttcgggacgatgaggcaggaggatcacttgaggcctggagttcaagaccagcctggaccacatagccagaccctgtttctaaattaaaaagtTGTGAGGGGTTCAGCTTCATTGTTTTGGTGTTTGAGTTTAGGGCATGTAGTTTATGCCTTGAGTCCTTGAAAGAAAGGAAGTGTAGACCCTGACGATATGGAGTGTGGACTGTCTGGATACCATCTGGTCTGGGGAGGGGTTTAGTTCTGATCAGAAAGTGCCAGGACGCCCATTGGGCATGCCCAGGATTCCTGCTTGTTCTTTTCTGAAGATGAACATTGGGCATTGTTGTCCCACCTCTTGTGTTCTGGGAGGAAATTACTCATCCTCATGAGGATGAAGCCATCATCCTCGTTGGGTGACCTCACAGGGAGCAGAGAAGTAGCTTGTGTTGGACCCGACCTTTCCTGGAAACCAGGCATGGCCTGTGGAGGACAGTCTGCTCTTCTCTTTCAGTCACCTATGACTTTCTGGCTGTGAACGACATCAACGGGGACAGGATCCAAGAtatcctctttctttataaaaataccaACAGCAGCAACAATTTCAACCAATCTTGCGTGGATGAAGGTAATTTCATTTTACCTGAAAAGGGGGAGCTCCATGTAGAAGGAGGAATCTTTGTTTTGGGTCATCCTCTCAGTGTTTGGGGGTAGCTGATGCTGGTATTTGTGAAACCCATCTCATCACCCTTCCTGCCAGGActaggaggaggcagggaggcctaGCCCCAGCACCGCCATGGCCACTGAGACCCTGTGGGTCAGCATTAGAGCTCAAAGAGCCTACAAGATAAAGGGGATGCACCTGGAAGGGAGGGGCTATGGCCCAGGATGAGGTGTGAGGAAGACAGGCCTGGCagagcacacactggggcctgcccaGTCACCCGGAGGCTGCAGCAGTGACATGCTGGTGTCTCTCCCTACAGGCTTTTCCTCTTCCTGCACCTTTGCGGCTGTTCTGTCGGGGGCCAATGGCAGCACACTCTGGGAGAGGCCTGTGGCCCAAGACGTGGCTTTCGTGGAGTGTGTTGTGCCCCGGCCAAGGGGCGGCGAGGTGCCTCCTTCCTGCATCCTTGTGGGCAGACCCGGTTCTTTGACTGCGGTCAACTTCTTCACAGGTAGGCCAGGCTCAGCCCTGTGATCTTGAGGGTGGCTGGATGGGAAGGAAACTTACAGGGAGAGCCTCCAAGTGGAAGTCGTGCGCCTCAGCCACCTCTCTGCACTGTGTCTGTCACCTCCCGTTACACCTGGCTGGCGGGCTGTCACCCACGGGCAGCCAGATGTCACCTGCTATGGGGCAGCAGAGGAGAGGAACAGCTTGGCCTCCGGCTGTTCCTGGGGTGTCTGTGGTGGCAGTGCCCAGGGCGAGCCCAGAACATGAACCTGCGCTCAGCCCACCAGGGAAGATGGGCCTGTGGGTGCCCCTGAGCCTGAGGGCGCAGGTCTCCGAGCACCAGCAGAGCCGGCCGGGTGGAAGCATAAGCGTAGGAATGCGTGGTGCGCGGGTGTGTGTGCGCGTGGGCTCCTAGAACCTCATGGCACTCTGGAGGAATTCTGTGCCTAGATTTGGTGAATGTTCACATTTCCCTCATAAGTTGTCATTTTAAGGATATAGAGGAGAATAAAGAGCAGGctggaaatattttaagaatcaagggatctgtcttaaaacaaaaaaggtttGGATGAGAATGTGTGTGGATGAGGAGTTGTGCTGGGACCTGTGGTCAGTAGATCCGCCTCCAAGCACACACCTCCATTCCTGCCTTCTCTGTGCAGGGCAGAGGAAGGCGCTGCTCAGCTGGGGCCTGCAAGAGGCAGGGGCTTCGAGAGGTGGGTGAGATCGGGCTTCATGCACTCAGGCAGGAGGGTCAGCGTTGGCCCTAGATGTTCTAGGACACACAGctaggagaaaaggaagggggaACTCTGCGTATCGCCAGAGTCTTTGGCATATCGCCACTGGGCCTCCATCCGGAGGTAGGTCGTGTCTCCCCCACTCCACGTGCTGCTCCTTTACAGGCACAGGAGGGCCGCCCTCCCTCCTGTGGGGATATCTGCTTTGAGTGTGTGGTGAGCTGTGCGGTCGCACGGGTGACAGCTCAACGGGAGCCTGCCTGTCACAGGCTGTGCAGTTGCCAGGCTACTGTTGAAGGGGACTCAGGGCTGCATTCCATAACTGTGTGGCTGATTTTAGGGGAAACCCTGTGGCACCATCCCAGCAGCTTCAGCAGGAATGCGTCCATCCTGAGCCCTCTGCTGCAGGTGCCTGACGTGGACAGCGATGGCGTCCCAGACTTGCTGGTTCTCacccaggagcaggaggaggtaCAGCCCAACTTCCCAGACAGGATTGGGGTCTGACCGCTTGTAGGGGACTCACCAAGAGCCCCACGTTCCCAACTCCCATAGACCCAGCATACTGAGGGGACTCCACCTCTACCAGGTGGCTTTGGGGCCTCCCCAAGAACGGTGGCACACACACTTCCATTCTGTACCATTGCAGTGCTGAGGGTGAAGCTCTGAGGGCTGGGAGCATCTGCGAGGTGCCAGGCTGCCCTGCCCGCCTCAGACGGCCCGTGCAGTGTGGAGTCACTGACCATAGTGTCAGACTCCGATGGGAACACCTCTTTCCTCAGAACCAAGAGCCTGCGGGCCTCCCCCTTCCGCATCTCCCATGGTACAGTGCCCCCGCCCTGGACTCAGGTCCCTCTCTTCCTCAGGCCCTGTGTCATTGCAGGTTAGTGGTCACCTCTACTCAGGCCGCAATGGGGACCAGATTGGCCTCAGAGGCAGCCTCGGTGTGGACGGGGAAAGTGGCTTCCTCCTTCACGTCACCAGGACGGGTGCCCACTACATCCTCTTCCCTTGTGGTATGAACCTGGCCAGCCTCACGGGCAGAGTGTGGGAGGGAATGGTGACTGCCCCGCGGCCCCTCAGGCCCTGCTTCCACGCTAGAGGTGCTGGAGTCGGGAAGCCCAGGGCCTGGCCCCATGTGGCCCCAAGTGCTCCTGGTGCAGGTTCCCAGCGTGACCCCAGTGACTTCGGGCCCTTCTGTGTTTTGAATAGCAAGCTCCCTCTGCAGCTGGTCTGTGAAGGATCTCTACGAGAAGGTGACCGGGAGGGATGGCCTGTTCAAGAAGGACCCCGTCTGGGAGAGTATGTTCAATGCCACCACCCACAGGATGCTTTCCCACAGGTGGGTCCAGGCCGCGGCCTTTCTCCATGCAGAGCGTCCCACCGCAGCCCAGCTCCCCAGCCCCAGTGTTCGGACCATCTGTTTGGAGCCCAGAACAGCCCCACGGGCAGGGCGGGCTGGGGGGTCCCTCGGGGTCAGCCTGGGCTCACTCAGATGGGAGAAATGTCAAACAAAAGCCAAGTAAAGAGCAAAGAGAAGGAACGGTCCCGATGGTGTGCCTGTCCGTCTCCACGGAGAGCGGGCTTTGGCTTCTCTTTTCAAGCTGTAGAACTGAGAAACACAGGGATTACAGGGCCTGAGAGGAGCCCCCTGAGATGGCGATGAGGGAGCCCTGCCCCCACTAGGTGTGTGAGGCCGCCCCTGGAAACCCGGCACCCCTTTCTCCTGCTCTTCTGTGTAGCTCTGGAGCAGTGCGCTACGTGATGCACGTCCCAGGGAGCACCGGCACAGACGTGTTCCTCGTGGGCTCGGAGGCCTGCGTGCTGCTGGATGGGCAGAAGCTGACACAGCGCTGGCCGCCCAGGGCAGCCCGTGTCCTAAGGTACGGGGTCTCCCCAAGAGTCATGCACGTGCTGCTTTGCAGCACCCTGGGCGTGTCCCACTGGCTGGTGAGGAGGCCACTTGGGGGTGAGGGCCGTGTGCGGCTGCCGGGGCTTCTCGCCTGTCTTTGGTGCTGCCCCTTGCCCCAGACATCTGCTCCGCGTCTTGGGTCCCAGTCCAGATGTGGCCGTGGGAGACTTAGGGGCAGACCTGTTCGAGGGCGCTTCCTTCATCTGTCTACTCGCTGAGAGCCCCTGTGTGTACTTCCTCCCCGTTCTTCCAGAAAACCCATCTTCGGCCACTACAAACCAGACACCTTGACTGTCGTCGTTGAAAACGGAACTGGTGCCGACAGACAGGTTCGCTGCTCTTCCTTTGGAGGTGGCATCTTTGTTCCTCTCTGAGGATGGGCTGCTCTCAAAGCAGATGGGGCTGTGGCCCAGGAGGCTGCTGCCCTCA
It contains:
- the FAM234A gene encoding protein FAM234A isoform X2, with product MLDNKDLEAEIYPLKNEERKSQENLGNPSKNEDNLKSTPPQAQLSRCRSVAFFISLFLCLFVVFVVSFVIPCPDRPASQRMWRMDYNAAVTYDFLAVNDINGDRIQDILFLYKNTNSSNNFNQSCVDEGFSSSCTFAAVLSGANGSTLWERPVAQDVAFVECVVPRPRGGEVPPSCILVGRPGSLTAVNFFTGETLWHHPSSFSRNASILSPLLQVPDVDSDGVPDLLVLTQEQEEVSGHLYSGRNGDQIGLRGSLGVDGESGFLLHVTRTGAHYILFPCASSLCSWSVKDLYEKVTGRDGLFKKDPVWESMFNATTHRMLSHSSGAVRYVMHVPGSTGTDVFLVGSEACVLLDGQKLTQRWPPRAARVLRKPIFGHYKPDTLTVVVENGTGADRQILFLDLSTGDVLRSLALPSLPGGPLSTSLPTADHRSAFFFWGLHELGSTSETTGEAQHSLYMFHPTLPHVLLELANVSTHIVAFNAVLFEPSRHAAYILLTGPANSEAPGLVSVIKHKVRDLVPSSRVVHLGEGGPDSDQAIRDRFSQLRYRSEA
- the FAM234A gene encoding protein FAM234A isoform X1, with amino-acid sequence MLDNKDLEAEIYPLKNEERKSQENLGNPSKNEDNLKSTPPQAQLSRCRSVAFFISLFLCLFVVFVVSFVIPCPDRPASQRMWRMDYNAAVTYDFLAVNDINGDRIQDILFLYKNTNSSNNFNQSCVDEGFSSSCTFAAVLSGANGSTLWERPVAQDVAFVECVVPRPRGGEVPPSCILVGRPGSLTAVNFFTGETLWHHPSSFSRNASILSPLLQVPDVDSDGVPDLLVLTQEQEEVSGHLYSGRNGDQIGLRGSLGVDGESGFLLHVTRTGAHYILFPCASSLCSWSVKDLYEKVTGRDGLFKKDPVWESMFNATTHRMLSHSSGAVRYVMHVPGSTGTDVFLVGSEACVLLDGQKLTQRWPPRAARVLRKPIFGHYKPDTLTVVVENGTGADRQILFLDLSTGDVLRSLALPSLPGGPLSTSLPTADHRSAFFFWGLHELGSTSETETGEAQHSLYMFHPTLPHVLLELANVSTHIVAFNAVLFEPSRHAAYILLTGPANSEAPGLVSVIKHKVRDLVPSSRVVHLGEGGPDSDQAIRDRFSQLRYRSEA